In Legionella cincinnatiensis, the DNA window TCCATTGCCATTGATGAATCAACTCTACTTGATTTGTTTGTTTATTCAGGGAATTCAGGATCATACCTTTAGACCAATTCAATGAAACATCTAATGGTATAAGAAACACGGAATTACCTCTTATCATTGCTTGTAGCTTTGCATACTGGACTGCATTTCGTAGCTCATCAATTATTATTTGCTGTTCATTTTTCTGGATAAAATAACTATATGAACTTACGCCAATAATTAATAAACTTGCAAATAAAGTCATAGTGATAAGCAATTCAAGCAACGTAAATCCTATTGCTTTTATAAAAACACGTTTAATTTTATTTAATTCCTTAATTGGGACTTACTTCGATAAATTATTTTGATGACTCACATATTAGACAGTATAAGAAAACGCTTCCTCGCATTCAAAATCATCATAATCCTCACAAAAAACTCCTGAAACTACACGTTGCATAGGCTCGCATTTTCTACTTAAAGAGCGAATTAAACGAAAATGAGGATGTGAGTTGTCACCTATCACATTTAATATCCGTATACTTTGTGAAAAAGTCAAATCCCAGCGCGCAAAATATTCTTCTTTATAAATATCCTTACCCGATGTGAGCAACTGCAATACTTGATCTAATGCAGTATATACCTTTTCACTTGGATTTTCTTTCAGTTCCTTTAACAAATTAATCACAATGTGAATAATCACATGTGCTTCCTTGCGAATTTTTGCAAAATGTTTTAAACAAGCAAAAGGATATTTTAATGAAAAAGAATGACGTGCCTCATCAAAAACTTTTTTATCAGCGCTGTCTTTCAAAAAATCTTGAGATAATTTTAAAAAGATAGGAAACACGGCTAACAGAATTTTGTGATTTTCTGATTGAATTGAAGATAAAGATGATTGTGGCACTTCATTACCAAAAAAAGTAAAAGGATTATCTTCCTGCTTAGGACTTTGAGATACAGAATTTGTTGAATTAAAATAAAGCGCTTTTAACTCTTCCGCTTGTTTCATTAATTCACTTTGATTCGGGGCAGTAGACTCTTCAATAAGTTGATAGACAACGTCAAACCAATACTTATCCCCTCTATAACAACAATAGGAAAGCAATTCACCTAGTGAGCTAAATGTTGAATACATATATTCTTCGTTTTCATATTCCTGCATTTCATTTTTATGATACCGCATATTTAAATAATTTAGGGTCTCTTTATAACCGGCCTCAATCATTTCTTTTCTACTTTTTTCACTCACTGAAAAAGAAGAGCTTGATACGTTATCTACATTAATCACTATTGACTGACACGCATATTTTCTTAATTTCAATCGATCGCGCTCCCAACCACTGGCAGGATCACTCACGCCTGTAAGTAACGTGTAAATCCCGTTAAGAACAACATTTTCTCTATAGACTCTATCCATAACACGATCTATTGCTTTTCTTTCTGGTCCATCGTCAAATTTTACCGCTAATACTTTTAGATTATTGCCATATTCAGACTCAAGTAATGTAGAATGATCATCAAAAAATGCTTCTGTAGGAAAATTATTTAATACTCCAC includes these proteins:
- a CDS encoding GspH/FimT family pseudopilin — its product is MKELNKIKRVFIKAIGFTLLELLITMTLFASLLIIGVSSYSYFIQKNEQQIIIDELRNAVQYAKLQAMIRGNSVFLIPLDVSLNWSKGMILNSLNKQTNQVELIHQWQWNHSRWSLNWIGVSSNNKIVFSNTPTQAMCNGHFSLINNHTHEQITLILNRLGRIRVSNNLSLKP